The proteins below are encoded in one region of uncultured Acidilobus sp. JCHS:
- a CDS encoding Alpha-mannosidase, protein MELRFNVINELPGLPRLVHATPSEYFKAIDVNGLERWRGRLYVETHRGTYTSHSLMKALHFEAERWIRELEAWWALSGSYDRGRAQSYWKVIMRDEFHDVLPGSAIKEVYDEVYRELGSLISELRAEASKVMSSLAGGGDGLAVFNSLPWSRSGYVIVDRPLKGSQRVDEGYLVYVSAPPMGFTPLRPADPGDRATARRAGDSIVLESSALRVTIAPDGSITSIALKATGDELVSGRANQLAIYQNSPGWADAWDIEPGYEAGEVKLSADSVEIKDSGPLMASALLRYSFGRSSVTQEVRLYAGLPFVEFRVRIDAVDRELMLKAWHSFNVNADSYAYGAPLGVLEEPAHKNTSWEKAMFEVPFQKFIDLYDSGRGVALLSPKKYGASVIGNRVGLTLLRSPMFPDPSTDLGPQQFTYAVMPHLGDWRHAKVPRIAYEYAFPLTVNNGSREASLMELSPENLVLEAVKAPEDGEGLVVRVFEAYNSSGVGTLRAPFRVAEAVSLDILEEEVVPRQIEVNDNTVRFSYRPREVITLLLRPSR, encoded by the coding sequence AGGTGGAGGGGAAGGCTCTACGTTGAGACCCACAGGGGCACGTACACGAGCCACTCGCTCATGAAGGCGCTCCACTTCGAGGCCGAGAGGTGGATTAGGGAGCTCGAGGCCTGGTGGGCGCTCTCAGGCTCCTATGACAGGGGCAGGGCCCAGTCCTACTGGAAGGTCATAATGAGGGACGAGTTCCACGACGTCTTGCCAGGGTCAGCCATTAAGGAAGTCTACGACGAGGTCTACAGGGAGCTAGGCTCCCTCATCAGCGAGCTGAGGGCCGAGGCCTCAAAGGTCATGTCATCCTTAGCTGGCGGAGGGGATGGCCTGGCGGTCTTCAACTCGCTGCCCTGGAGCAGGTCAGGCTACGTAATAGTTGACAGGCCCCTTAAGGGCTCACAGCGCGTTGACGAGGGCTACCTCGTTTATGTAAGCGCCCCGCCCATGGGCTTCACGCCCCTGAGGCCAGCGGACCCGGGGGACAGGGCTACTGCGAGGAGGGCGGGCGACTCGATAGTCCTTGAAAGCTCAGCGCTGAGGGTGACCATAGCCCCCGACGGCTCTATAACTTCGATTGCGCTCAAGGCCACTGGCGACGAGCTGGTCAGCGGCAGGGCCAACCAGCTGGCCATCTACCAGAACTCGCCTGGCTGGGCGGACGCCTGGGACATAGAGCCTGGCTACGAGGCTGGCGAGGTTAAGCTCAGCGCCGACTCCGTTGAGATCAAGGACAGCGGCCCGCTTATGGCGTCAGCCCTGCTGAGGTACAGCTTCGGCAGGAGCTCCGTGACACAGGAGGTCAGGCTCTACGCCGGCCTGCCCTTTGTGGAGTTCAGGGTGCGCATAGACGCCGTTGACAGGGAGCTCATGCTGAAGGCCTGGCACTCCTTCAACGTCAACGCTGACAGCTACGCATACGGCGCTCCCCTCGGCGTGCTGGAGGAGCCGGCCCACAAGAACACCAGCTGGGAGAAGGCAATGTTCGAGGTGCCCTTCCAGAAGTTCATCGACCTCTACGACTCGGGCAGGGGCGTCGCTCTGCTCTCGCCGAAGAAGTACGGGGCCAGCGTCATAGGCAACAGGGTCGGGCTCACGCTGCTCAGGAGCCCCATGTTCCCCGACCCCTCAACGGACCTCGGCCCCCAGCAGTTCACTTACGCCGTGATGCCGCACCTGGGGGACTGGAGGCATGCGAAGGTGCCGAGGATTGCCTACGAGTACGCCTTCCCGCTGACCGTCAACAACGGAAGTAGGGAGGCCTCCCTCATGGAGCTTTCGCCCGAGAACCTCGTCCTCGAGGCCGTCAAGGCGCCAGAGGACGGCGAGGGCTTGGTGGTCAGGGTCTTCGAGGCCTACAACTCGTCAGGCGTCGGAACCCTCAGGGCGCCCTTCAGGGTGGCAGAGGCCGTGAGCCTTGACATACTAGAGGAGGAAGTGGTGCCCAGGCAAATAGAGGTCAATGACAACACCGTGAGGTTCTCCTACAGGCCCAGGGAGGTAATAACGCTGCTGCTAAGGCCTTCACGCTAA